DNA from Drosophila busckii strain San Diego stock center, stock number 13000-0081.31 chromosome 2R, ASM1175060v1, whole genome shotgun sequence:
cactgcataAATCAAgtgtaaatcaaataaaaatgtaataaataattataataaatatatctataatGCGCATTGCTTTGTTCTTACTTGCAGCTTGGTCCACAGCTGCGAGCTCAGTTGGCCGACACTGCGTGCGAGCTGCAGGATACGCAGGAGAAGCTAACGGAGTCTGAGCGTGTGCGTGAGCAAGCTTGCCGCACCATACAGAAGCTAATGCACAAGATAAGCAGCCTGGAGAACGAACTAAAACTGgccaaacaacagcaagccaAACAGTTGGTAAGTAATCTGCGCTTAAGATGGCAATAGAAAATGATAAATTCTCTGCTCTTTTTATTCCCAGAACGCCAATGACAAGCCAATAAAAGCAGCTCATTCACAAAGCGATACGGAGCTGTGTCCGGAGGGCGGCATGTCGGCTGGCCTAAAGCAGCGCTATGAGCAGCAACTTGCCGACCAGGCGGAGCTCATCACGCAGCTGCAATCGGAagtgaacaaacaaacatccaatctgcagcagctggtCAACAATGAGCTATGGGAGAAGAATCGCGAAGTGGAGAGACTCACCAAGCTTGTCAGCAGTCAGCCAGCAGCCGAAACAACTGCTGATGACTCTGCGGGCGAGAAATCCTTCACCGAAGCGGACTACACAAAGGCGTTAAAGCGCAGTcaattgctgcagcgcaaGGTGGACGTGTTGCTGCATCGTCTGGCGGACGTGCAGCAGCATAGTTCGCTGACTGAGCATCTGCGTCAGGAGCTGCAGGCAACGCAGGCGGACATGGAAAGTGCCAATAAGTGGCGCATTGAATGCGCTGAGGTATGCAGTGTGCTAACCAATCGACTGGACGAGCTGGCAGGTTTTCTCAATTCGCTGCTTAAGCACAAGGATGTGTTGGGCGTATTGGCGGCGGATCGCTGTCGCGCCATGCGACGTGCCATTGATCGCAGCTTGGACTTGTCCAAGAGTCTCAACATGACGCTCTCCATCACGGGCACAACGCTGGCTGATCAAAGTCTAGCGCAGCTGAGCAAGCTCTCGGAGCTGTTGTACACAGAGGCGGATAATTGTGATCGCACATACAACTCGCATGAGGAGAATCAATCGGCTGTGAAAACGGAAGGCAAGGTACTTAAGTCGGATGCACAGCCGCGCAAGGAGCGACGTTCGCTGATCGTGCCTGTGGACAATCAAAGCGAATCAGAGGCTTGGTCTGAGCCAGATCGCAAGGTGTCGCTGGCGCGCATTGGACTGGAAGACACCTCCAGCAGTTTGGTCggcgagcagcagcacagtgAATCCGACAGCGAGGAACAGGCATGCTCGGCTAATACCGCTAAGCAGGAGCGCAGTCGTCAAAGCGAGCGCATTACACAACTGGAGGCGCTGATTGCGCAGCGTGATGAACGCTTGCTGCAAGTGCAGTGCCAGCTTGTGGATGCAGATAATCGTCTgaagcaggagcagctgcgcGTCTTAGAGTTAACTCAACAGTTGGAGCAAGTGCGTGCACAAAATGAGGCGCTCGTAGCGGATCTGCGTGCAATTGGCACGCAGGAAGAACAGGAGATGGTGgaattgcagcaacagttgcagtcaAAGGCagaagcgctgcagcagcagcaaacagcataTAAGACACTCTATGCCGATGCCAAGGTAacggagctgcagctggaagAGGCACAGCAGATGCTCAAAAACATGGAGGCGGAGCACATGGCAAGTCTGGAGCATGCGCGCGCTGAGCTAGCGCAAGCCAAGCTAACAGCTTCAGAAgcgctggagcagcaggcgcagcagcaacaggaagATTTAGCACGTGATTGGGTAGCCGTGGATCGCTTTAAGCAAATCAGCAGTCAGCTGCTCGAACTACAACGCACATCGGAGTGCCAACAAGAAACTGAGCGCGAGCTGAAGCAAACGCTGGTGGAAAGCGAATTGGCCACTCGTGCGCTTAAAAAGGAACTGCATGAAAGTACGCTGCAGGCTTCCAAGGCTATAATGGAGCGCACCAAGGCCTATAACgataagctgcagctggagaaACGCTTGGATGAGCTTAAACTGCAGTTGACTCAACTGCAGCAGGATGAGCAGCGTCAACAGTCGCAGTCACAATCGGGCTATACCTCTGAGGAAGTACCAAATGCCAATGCACCCAATGCTTGCTCCACAGCTGTCGCACGCGTTGACAATCCGTCGCCAGACTTGGGCATTGAAAGCGATGTGGGACGCGTTGTCAGCGTGGAATTGTCCAACGCACAGCGCACACAGCTTAAGACAGTAGAATTAAAGGCTGCCGACTCGCAGCAATTAATCATAAATGAGGGTAAGttaatgttaaattattttttactgaACTTGAGCTAAATTTTGCACTTTTCTCTTTAGATACAGCGCTCTCTGATGAGGCGGCTGCACCCGAGACTACGGCTGCGATGGCAACTGGTGCTGCAACGCCCGCAACTCATGATTGTGCCAAGGTAGATCAAGAAGTGGCCGAATTACGGCGCAAACTAATACGCACCAAGCGCGCATTTGAAGACACATATGAGAAATTACGTATTGTTAACCTTGCTAAAGCACAAGTTGAAAGAGAcatcaaaaatcaaatactCAAAACGCACAATGTTCTGCGCAATGTGCGCTCAAATATGGAGAATGTCTTATAACACAACACAAGATGATCCATTAGCATCCTTTCTTCTACCAGCAACATCAACGAAATTCAAACAcacatatttcatttatcaaacacaaaatttacttattttctttggcttttgtttttctaatACTAACGATTAATGTTCCTTTTTGTACATGTTTCGAGTTAAAATTACGTTAGTAGCCaatgttaataacaaacaaatgctgcttgcattttctTAAgactgtaaaataaaaatatatcatgTAAACAATGCAAGTTCGTTCTCGCACAACTctaatgtatacatatatgtatattgactAAACCAACtcctactactactactacttaaCTGGTCCAAAAGCCATACAAATTCGTTCATATTGAATGACTTAAGCGTTAATAGCCCCTAACTAACCAccttaaaatgtaaaaactatttatgtacatacgaATGCATGTAAACAAACTGCTTTAGCATTAACTAAACACTGATTACCTGGAAGTCCTCTTGCCATATCAACATAATTTACTGTATACAAATTTGCAGTCGAAAAATGCTTGAAAACtacttaataatttgcttgaatacttctttttatttcacaCACAATGGAACCCTCTTGAATCTAGTTAACAATCGAAACGGACattgaaataatattatgaTTTTATCTATCCAAGATTGCTTGCCGCCCTAAGACATATTATATGGTGTACAAACTTGTATAATCTGTAAAAATCTGATCTTATAGTGCTTAGACCTTAAGTGTTTTGTACCaagatattttattaaataaattaattttaaatgagctATTGTTTTCCATTTGCTAATGATTTTGGGGATCGGTGTATAAGCTATAATTTGAAAAGATTTATTAGCGAAAAGGTTACAATTTAGCTAACATAAGTTATATTCATAGTTTTAGGCTGGATTTAACGAGAtacttttttattagtttatattagaCTGATTAGCAAGCCAGTTACAATAAATGTCCGttatagaattttaaaatttatagctagaGATGACCAGAAAAGAACTAAATTCGCAACACTGTCTGAATTCCGTCGATTATAAGAAGTGTTgggaaaaaattaaaatatataatcgATTATTGTATACCATGTAATTAATCGAGCCATCACTACTTATAGGGCTTCGGAGTCGCTTTTTTTCTGCGTAGATGTTTTGCTTatcaattaaaagttgttaaataaagaaaagtaCACAAGTGTGAATTATAAAGATAGAGATGTAAGCTTATAGTTACACAGAGGGCAAAAGTTCGATACGGTACTATAAATTCGTTCCACTGTGCcgtaaatttgtaaaaacaaCGCGCGCGGTAGTGACAACCAGTTGCATTTTTcgacaatataaatataaataaacaaacgcacaTATGGTTTCAAGATATCGTTTGCAACAAGAGGATGCGGACACCCACTCCACAACATTGCTTAATAGTGAgtacaaaatataacaactaatatttaaaattggtCTTGTGATTCATAGACCTTGCTTTAACAAATACATGCAATTTTATCTTGTATTTACCGTGTGAATCAATTGAATCCCTTAGTTGAAGCTAAAATTAGGGAGGCGTAGCGCTGTGATAAGATTGCTTGCCGGCACCAATGACGCGTTAAGATTTGGcgtagaataaaaaaaatgtagttgGCCCATGAGGGGATCGAACCCGCGACCTTCGCGTTATTAGCACGACGCTCTAACCAACTGAGCTAATGGGCCGATGCGCAGACCAGCGCCTAAAAGCAAACATCACAACTAGAACTGCTTGTTAAAAAGATATAAACGAAATATAAATacagtatatttattttcgttcATAGTCATAAACAAACGCAGCTTAGATTAGGATTCATATGCCGAGAGTTGACAAGGACTAAAACAGTGTGCGTGTttttatctgtgtgtgtgtgctatgaattttacaaattatttactatACTCAACTTCGTGTGCGCTGACTTTGCCAACTTTCACTTCGGCTTCGTGAAAGTGGTACGAAGGACAGCAGTATTATTATTGACTAGCAGCGCTTTGTCGTTGTCTCTTTGCGTGAGAATTGTCCTTAGTTGGTTTTCGGCTCTCGAGTGATGCGGACGCGTGTAAAAAgattatttattaagaaaGTATAAACTACATTTCGCACTTTAGCTTACTTTAAAACTCTAGTCTAAtggaataacaacaataactgttACAATGAAGCTGAACGTGTGTAGCCAAGTTTATGCTACaactgaaactaaaaactaCTAACAATCAGTTCGATAATTTGAAGGCTTTTGCTTGACTGtaaatttgtgcatttaaattacgACGATTGCTTTAAACTATTAGAAATGGTTGCTCGTATTCTGTGTTGATTATAAAACAATAGTTAAGCAAGTGCCTGCGTTTAAGCTTACATGcgtgacaaaaataaataaaaaataagaacaacTGCGAgtatgatttttttatttttaaaattgtcagctatgaaatgaatttttgatGATCTTGTGCAAAGTACACACAAAGTTGAAAGCTGCTATGCACAACACAacgacatacacacacacatacgttaATACTAATACTACTTATTAGCCATGTCAGGGGCTGGTAGTTAGCCGTAGGTAGCTCCTGGCCGGATGCATTGTCGCCTGTCAGTTGTTTCAGTTCTCAACACATGTCAGGCAATAAGTTCAAGGCTTTGTGAAAAGTGAAAGTATGAGGTACTTACATGCATGTCGCCGCTAACGgtattttaattcaaacaaaaatctttaaacaTCGCAAACTACTCAGCGCGTgagttaaagcaacaaattatcaGGTTTAAGTAATAAAAGTATTTACCAGGTGCCTTAATgccacacaacacaaaaagtACCAATACTAAATACAACATAATTGATATTACCATAAGTGccttagcaacaaaaacaaaccaacaccaacagcaacatgtcCGGCTATTATCAGCGTCAAAGTCTGGAGCTGCAAACTCATGAAACTGCGCGCCATAGCAGTGCTGCCCCCACACTGCATAGAACCAATACGACCTCAAGTCAGCGTCGACGGCAGCAGCGATTGTCGCAGCATCGGCAAGAGTCCTGGTTTCGTCACTCAATGCCGCCGGCCATAAGTCGCGACTTTGAATCTCTGGAATATCTTACGCAGGAGACAGGCAATGGCCTGGACGAGCAGTTGGCAGCTTC
Protein-coding regions in this window:
- the LOC108596643 gene encoding centrosomin isoform X8, with protein sequence MAGMYRSTSLNSSNDVRSPMRKRFSVCTGAGATFCTSPGGLHDVTMESSYNSFDAARAPVGGNHSPLVLQGRSVRELEEQMSTLRNENFNLKLRIYFMEENQHGGAREKNAGDAMAKQLIDAKVEVEVLRKRITEKTELLKDAAHAITLHEEAQKKSDAESQAMLEHMQQYIQTLEARLENTTQQQTAEQSRPMQTDILRLEEALSAAERQSSEFQAQQSLLQKALNESQESLQNCEAKITELAIKNSELVEQMSQLAELEKVANLGPQLRAQLADTACELQDTQEKLTESERVREQACRTIQKLMHKISSLENELKLAKQQQAKQLNANDKPIKAAHSQSDTELCPEGGMSAGLKQRYEQQLADQAELITQLQSEVNKQTSNLQQLVNNELWEKNREVERLTKLVSSQPAAETTADDSAGEKSFTEADYTKALKRSQLLQRKVDVLLHRLADVQQHSSLTEHLRQELQATQADMESANKWRIECAEVCSVLTNRLDELAGFLNSLLKHKDVLGVLAADRCRAMRRAIDRSLDLSKSLNMTLSITGTTLADQSLAQLSKLSELLYTEADNCDRTYNSHEENQSAVKTEGKVLKSDAQPRKERRSLIVPVDNQSESEAWSEPDRKVSLARIGLEDTSSSLVGEQQHSESDSEEQACSANTAKQERSRQSERITQLEALIAQRDERLLQVQCQLVDADNRLKQEQLRVLELTQQLEQVRAQNEALVADLRAIGTQEEQEMVELQQQLQSKAEALQQQQTAYKTLYADAKVTELQLEEAQQMLKNMEAEHMASLEHARAELAQAKLTASEALEQQAQQQQEDLARDWVAVDRFKQISSQLLELQRTSECQQETERELKQTLVESELATRALKKELHESTLQASKAIMERTKAYNDKLQLEKRLDELKLQLTQLQQDEQRQQSQSQSGYTSEEVPNANAPNACSTAVARVDNPSPDLGIESDVGRVVSVELSNAQRTQLKTVELKAADSQQLIINEDTALSDEAAAPETTAAMATGAATPATHDCAKVDQEVAELRRKLIRTKRAFEDTYEKLRIVNLAKAQVERDIKNQILKTHNVLRNVRSNMENVL
- the LOC108596643 gene encoding centrosomin isoform X7, whose protein sequence is MESSYNSFDAARAPVGGNHSPLVLQGRSVRELEEQMSTLRNENFNLKLRIYFMEENQHGGAREKNAGDAMAKQLIDAKVEVEVLRKRITEKTELLKDAAHAITLHEEAQKKSDAESQAMLEHMQQYIQTLEARLENTTQQQTAEQSRPMQTDILRLEEALSAAERQSSEFQAQQSLLQKALNESQESLQNCEAKITELAIKNSELVEQMSQLAELEKVANQTIKNQKLELHACLKENKSILYNISAVELELLQQQRWMNDAASVLHRHGKTLNLMELGPQLRAQLADTACELQDTQEKLTESERVREQACRTIQKLMHKISSLENELKLAKQQQAKQLNANDKPIKAAHSQSDTELCPEGGMSAGLKQRYEQQLADQAELITQLQSEVNKQTSNLQQLVNNELWEKNREVERLTKLVSSQPAAETTADDSAGEKSFTEADYTKALKRSQLLQRKVDVLLHRLADVQQHSSLTEHLRQELQATQADMESANKWRIECAEVCSVLTNRLDELAGFLNSLLKHKDVLGVLAADRCRAMRRAIDRSLDLSKSLNMTLSITGTTLADQSLAQLSKLSELLYTEADNCDRTYNSHEENQSAVKTEGKVLKSDAQPRKERRSLIVPVDNQSESEAWSEPDRKVSLARIGLEDTSSSLVGEQQHSESDSEEQACSANTAKQERSRQSERITQLEALIAQRDERLLQVQCQLVDADNRLKQEQLRVLELTQQLEQVRAQNEALVADLRAIGTQEEQEMVELQQQLQSKAEALQQQQTAYKTLYADAKVTELQLEEAQQMLKNMEAEHMASLEHARAELAQAKLTASEALEQQAQQQQEDLARDWVAVDRFKQISSQLLELQRTSECQQETERELKQTLVESELATRALKKELHESTLQASKAIMERTKAYNDKLQLEKRLDELKLQLTQLQQDEQRQQSQSQSGYTSEEVPNANAPNACSTAVARVDNPSPDLGIESDVGRVVSVELSNAQRTQLKTVELKAADSQQLIINEDTALSDEAAAPETTAAMATGAATPATHDCAKVDQEVAELRRKLIRTKRAFEDTYEKLRIVNLAKAQVERDIKNQILKTHNVLRNVRSNMENVL
- the LOC108596643 gene encoding centrosomin isoform X4 codes for the protein MDQNQAKHRIQESSESAYNCTSSLKEISLIETVTSFLAENGAAEVDPKVLKHLAEALSKRIDTDACDTSPGGLHDVTMESSYNSFDAARAPVGGNHSPLVLQGRSVRELEEQMSTLRNENFNLKLRIYFMEENQHGGAREKNAGDAMAKQLIDAKVEVEVLRKRITEKTELLKDAAHAITLHEEAQKKSDAESQAMLEHMQQYIQTLEARLENTTQQQTAEQSRPMQTDILRLEEALSAAERQSSEFQAQQSLLQKALNESQESLQNCEAKITELAIKNSELVEQMSQLAELEKVANQTIKNQKLELHACLKENKSILYNISAVELELLQQQRWMNDAASVLHRHGKTLNLMELGPQLRAQLADTACELQDTQEKLTESERVREQACRTIQKLMHKISSLENELKLAKQQQAKQLNANDKPIKAAHSQSDTELCPEGGMSAGLKQRYEQQLADQAELITQLQSEVNKQTSNLQQLVNNELWEKNREVERLTKLVSSQPAAETTADDSAGEKSFTEADYTKALKRSQLLQRKVDVLLHRLADVQQHSSLTEHLRQELQATQADMESANKWRIECAEVCSVLTNRLDELAGFLNSLLKHKDVLGVLAADRCRAMRRAIDRSLDLSKSLNMTLSITGTTLADQSLAQLSKLSELLYTEADNCDRTYNSHEENQSAVKTEGKVLKSDAQPRKERRSLIVPVDNQSESEAWSEPDRKVSLARIGLEDTSSSLVGEQQHSESDSEEQACSANTAKQERSRQSERITQLEALIAQRDERLLQVQCQLVDADNRLKQEQLRVLELTQQLEQVRAQNEALVADLRAIGTQEEQEMVELQQQLQSKAEALQQQQTAYKTLYADAKVTELQLEEAQQMLKNMEAEHMASLEHARAELAQAKLTASEALEQQAQQQQEDLARDWVAVDRFKQISSQLLELQRTSECQQETERELKQTLVESELATRALKKELHESTLQASKAIMERTKAYNDKLQLEKRLDELKLQLTQLQQDEQRQQSQSQSGYTSEEVPNANAPNACSTAVARVDNPSPDLGIESDVGRVVSVELSNAQRTQLKTVELKAADSQQLIINEDTALSDEAAAPETTAAMATGAATPATHDCAKLTIETDIEIIL
- the LOC108596643 gene encoding centrosomin isoform X3, producing the protein MAGMYRSTSLNSSNDVRSPMRKRFSVCTGAGATFCTSPGGLHDVTMESSYNSFDAARAPVGGNHSPLVLQGRSVRELEEQMSTLRNENFNLKLRIYFMEENQHGGAREKNAGDAMAKQLIDAKVEVEVLRKRITEKTELLKDAAHAITLHEEAQKKSDAESQAMLEHMQQYIQTLEARLENTTQQQTAEQSRPMQTDILRLEEALSAAERQSSEFQAQQSLLQKALNESQESLQNCEAKITELAIKNSELVEQMSQLAELEKVANQTIKNQKLELHACLKENKSILYNISAVELELLQQQRWMNDAASVLHRHGKTLNLMELGPQLRAQLADTACELQDTQEKLTESERVREQACRTIQKLMHKISSLENELKLAKQQQAKQLNANDKPIKAAHSQSDTELCPEGGMSAGLKQRYEQQLADQAELITQLQSEVNKQTSNLQQLVNNELWEKNREVERLTKLVSSQPAAETTADDSAGEKSFTEADYTKALKRSQLLQRKVDVLLHRLADVQQHSSLTEHLRQELQATQADMESANKWRIECAEVCSVLTNRLDELAGFLNSLLKHKDVLGVLAADRCRAMRRAIDRSLDLSKSLNMTLSITGTTLADQSLAQLSKLSELLYTEADNCDRTYNSHEENQSAVKTEGKVLKSDAQPRKERRSLIVPVDNQSESEAWSEPDRKVSLARIGLEDTSSSLVGEQQHSESDSEEQACSANTAKQERSRQSERITQLEALIAQRDERLLQVQCQLVDADNRLKQEQLRVLELTQQLEQVRAQNEALVADLRAIGTQEEQEMVELQQQLQSKAEALQQQQTAYKTLYADAKVTELQLEEAQQMLKNMEAEHMASLEHARAELAQAKLTASEALEQQAQQQQEDLARDWVAVDRFKQISSQLLELQRTSECQQETERELKQTLVESELATRALKKELHESTLQASKAIMERTKAYNDKLQLEKRLDELKLQLTQLQQDEQRQQSQSQSGYTSEEVPNANAPNACSTAVARVDNPSPDLGIESDVGRVVSVELSNAQRTQLKTVELKAADSQQLIINEDTALSDEAAAPETTAAMATGAATPATHDCAKVDQEVAELRRKLIRTKRAFEDTYEKLRIVNLAKAQVERDIKNQILKTHNVLRNVRSNMENVL
- the LOC108596643 gene encoding centrosomin isoform X5; the encoded protein is MDQNQAKHRIQESSESAYNCTSSLKEISLIETVTSFLAENGAAEVDPKVLKHLAEALSKRIDTDACDTSPGGLHDVTMESSYNSFDAARAPVGGNHSPLVLQGRSVRELEEQMSTLRNENFNLKLRIYFMEENQHGGAREKNAGDAMAKQLIDAKVEVEVLRKRITEKTELLKDAAHAITLHEEAQKKSDAESQAMLEHMQQYIQTLEARLENTTQQQTAEQSRPMQTDILRLEEALSAAERQSSEFQAQQSLLQKALNESQESLQNCEAKITELAIKNSELVEQMSQLAELEKVANLGPQLRAQLADTACELQDTQEKLTESERVREQACRTIQKLMHKISSLENELKLAKQQQAKQLNANDKPIKAAHSQSDTELCPEGGMSAGLKQRYEQQLADQAELITQLQSEVNKQTSNLQQLVNNELWEKNREVERLTKLVSSQPAAETTADDSAGEKSFTEADYTKALKRSQLLQRKVDVLLHRLADVQQHSSLTEHLRQELQATQADMESANKWRIECAEVCSVLTNRLDELAGFLNSLLKHKDVLGVLAADRCRAMRRAIDRSLDLSKSLNMTLSITGTTLADQSLAQLSKLSELLYTEADNCDRTYNSHEENQSAVKTEGKVLKSDAQPRKERRSLIVPVDNQSESEAWSEPDRKVSLARIGLEDTSSSLVGEQQHSESDSEEQACSANTAKQERSRQSERITQLEALIAQRDERLLQVQCQLVDADNRLKQEQLRVLELTQQLEQVRAQNEALVADLRAIGTQEEQEMVELQQQLQSKAEALQQQQTAYKTLYADAKVTELQLEEAQQMLKNMEAEHMASLEHARAELAQAKLTASEALEQQAQQQQEDLARDWVAVDRFKQISSQLLELQRTSECQQETERELKQTLVESELATRALKKELHESTLQASKAIMERTKAYNDKLQLEKRLDELKLQLTQLQQDEQRQQSQSQSGYTSEEVPNANAPNACSTAVARVDNPSPDLGIESDVGRVVSVELSNAQRTQLKTVELKAADSQQLIINEDTALSDEAAAPETTAAMATGAATPATHDCAKVDQEVAELRRKLIRTKRAFEDTYEKLRIVNLAKAQVERDIKNQILKTHNVLRNVRSNMENVL
- the LOC108596643 gene encoding centrosomin isoform X6, with the protein product MGKSSFRPIVSPIKNSADGASNTQDNSFDAARAPVGGNHSPLVLQGRSVRELEEQMSTLRNENFNLKLRIYFMEENQHGGAREKNAGDAMAKQLIDAKVEVEVLRKRITEKTELLKDAAHAITLHEEAQKKSDAESQAMLEHMQQYIQTLEARLENTTQQQTAEQSRPMQTDILRLEEALSAAERQSSEFQAQQSLLQKALNESQESLQNCEAKITELAIKNSELVEQMSQLAELEKVANQTIKNQKLELHACLKENKSILYNISAVELELLQQQRWMNDAASVLHRHGKTLNLMELGPQLRAQLADTACELQDTQEKLTESERVREQACRTIQKLMHKISSLENELKLAKQQQAKQLNANDKPIKAAHSQSDTELCPEGGMSAGLKQRYEQQLADQAELITQLQSEVNKQTSNLQQLVNNELWEKNREVERLTKLVSSQPAAETTADDSAGEKSFTEADYTKALKRSQLLQRKVDVLLHRLADVQQHSSLTEHLRQELQATQADMESANKWRIECAEVCSVLTNRLDELAGFLNSLLKHKDVLGVLAADRCRAMRRAIDRSLDLSKSLNMTLSITGTTLADQSLAQLSKLSELLYTEADNCDRTYNSHEENQSAVKTEGKVLKSDAQPRKERRSLIVPVDNQSESEAWSEPDRKVSLARIGLEDTSSSLVGEQQHSESDSEEQACSANTAKQERSRQSERITQLEALIAQRDERLLQVQCQLVDADNRLKQEQLRVLELTQQLEQVRAQNEALVADLRAIGTQEEQEMVELQQQLQSKAEALQQQQTAYKTLYADAKVTELQLEEAQQMLKNMEAEHMASLEHARAELAQAKLTASEALEQQAQQQQEDLARDWVAVDRFKQISSQLLELQRTSECQQETERELKQTLVESELATRALKKELHESTLQASKAIMERTKAYNDKLQLEKRLDELKLQLTQLQQDEQRQQSQSQSGYTSEEVPNANAPNACSTAVARVDNPSPDLGIESDVGRVVSVELSNAQRTQLKTVELKAADSQQLIINEDTALSDEAAAPETTAAMATGAATPATHDCAKVDQEVAELRRKLIRTKRAFEDTYEKLRIVNLAKAQVERDIKNQILKTHNVLRNVRSNMENVL
- the LOC108596643 gene encoding centrosomin isoform X1 codes for the protein MDQNQAKHRIQESSESAYNCTSSLKEISLIETVTSFLAENGAAEVDPKVLKHLAEALSKRIDTDACDTSPGGLHDVTMESSYNSFDAARAPVGGNHSPLVLQGRSVRELEEQMSTLRNENFNLKLRIYFMEENQHGGAREKNAGDAMAKQLIDAKVEVEVLRKRITEKTELLKDAAHAITLHEEAQKKSDAESQAMLEHMQQYIQTLEARLENTTQQQTAEQSRPMQTDILRLEEALSAAERQSSEFQAQQSLLQKALNESQESLQNCEAKITELAIKNSELVEQMSQLAELEKVANQTIKNQKLELHACLKENKSILYNISAVELELLQQQRWMNDAASVLHRHGKTLNLMELGPQLRAQLADTACELQDTQEKLTESERVREQACRTIQKLMHKISSLENELKLAKQQQAKQLNANDKPIKAAHSQSDTELCPEGGMSAGLKQRYEQQLADQAELITQLQSEVNKQTSNLQQLVNNELWEKNREVERLTKLVSSQPAAETTADDSAGEKSFTEADYTKALKRSQLLQRKVDVLLHRLADVQQHSSLTEHLRQELQATQADMESANKWRIECAEVCSVLTNRLDELAGFLNSLLKHKDVLGVLAADRCRAMRRAIDRSLDLSKSLNMTLSITGTTLADQSLAQLSKLSELLYTEADNCDRTYNSHEENQSAVKTEGKVLKSDAQPRKERRSLIVPVDNQSESEAWSEPDRKVSLARIGLEDTSSSLVGEQQHSESDSEEQACSANTAKQERSRQSERITQLEALIAQRDERLLQVQCQLVDADNRLKQEQLRVLELTQQLEQVRAQNEALVADLRAIGTQEEQEMVELQQQLQSKAEALQQQQTAYKTLYADAKVTELQLEEAQQMLKNMEAEHMASLEHARAELAQAKLTASEALEQQAQQQQEDLARDWVAVDRFKQISSQLLELQRTSECQQETERELKQTLVESELATRALKKELHESTLQASKAIMERTKAYNDKLQLEKRLDELKLQLTQLQQDEQRQQSQSQSGYTSEEVPNANAPNACSTAVARVDNPSPDLGIESDVGRVVSVELSNAQRTQLKTVELKAADSQQLIINEDTALSDEAAAPETTAAMATGAATPATHDCAKVDQEVAELRRKLIRTKRAFEDTYEKLRIVNLAKAQVERDIKNQILKTHNVLRNVRSNMENVL
- the LOC108596643 gene encoding centrosomin isoform X2, which codes for MDQNQAKHRIQESSESAYNCTSSLKEISLIETVTSFLAENGAAEVDPKVLKHLAEALSKRIDTDACDTSPGGLHDVTMESSYNSFDAARAPVGGNHSPLVLQGRSVRELEEQMSTLRNENFNLKLRIYFMEENQHGGAREKNAGDAMAKQLIDAKVEVEVLRKRITEKTELLKDAAHAITLHEEAQKKSDAESQAMLEHMQQYIQTLEARLENTTQQQTAEQSRPMQTDILRLEEALSAAERQSSEFQAQQSLLQKALNESQESLQNCEAKITELAIKNSELVEQMSQLAELEKVANNQKLELHACLKENKSILYNISAVELELLQQQRWMNDAASVLHRHGKTLNLMELGPQLRAQLADTACELQDTQEKLTESERVREQACRTIQKLMHKISSLENELKLAKQQQAKQLNANDKPIKAAHSQSDTELCPEGGMSAGLKQRYEQQLADQAELITQLQSEVNKQTSNLQQLVNNELWEKNREVERLTKLVSSQPAAETTADDSAGEKSFTEADYTKALKRSQLLQRKVDVLLHRLADVQQHSSLTEHLRQELQATQADMESANKWRIECAEVCSVLTNRLDELAGFLNSLLKHKDVLGVLAADRCRAMRRAIDRSLDLSKSLNMTLSITGTTLADQSLAQLSKLSELLYTEADNCDRTYNSHEENQSAVKTEGKVLKSDAQPRKERRSLIVPVDNQSESEAWSEPDRKVSLARIGLEDTSSSLVGEQQHSESDSEEQACSANTAKQERSRQSERITQLEALIAQRDERLLQVQCQLVDADNRLKQEQLRVLELTQQLEQVRAQNEALVADLRAIGTQEEQEMVELQQQLQSKAEALQQQQTAYKTLYADAKVTELQLEEAQQMLKNMEAEHMASLEHARAELAQAKLTASEALEQQAQQQQEDLARDWVAVDRFKQISSQLLELQRTSECQQETERELKQTLVESELATRALKKELHESTLQASKAIMERTKAYNDKLQLEKRLDELKLQLTQLQQDEQRQQSQSQSGYTSEEVPNANAPNACSTAVARVDNPSPDLGIESDVGRVVSVELSNAQRTQLKTVELKAADSQQLIINEDTALSDEAAAPETTAAMATGAATPATHDCAKVDQEVAELRRKLIRTKRAFEDTYEKLRIVNLAKAQVERDIKNQILKTHNVLRNVRSNMENVL